From the Halalkalicoccus sp. CGA53 genome, one window contains:
- a CDS encoding DUF6517 family protein codes for MLSRRAVLGGAAATVLAAASGVGVALGRSSLDTVSEPVGVREETLSLTDYRPRVIGQTRFTRELGAGSASHDIGTTNYLAEYDRRASLGSLTETRLGVFAVVSTPKAQLLGLPLNPIAWASERRLVELFQTRYDRVRDITPVASEEATVLDTVVSIDEFDAVGSVSDREVPLTMHATRVESRADVVLAIALYPRPLEDERPTAFSLFEGIEHG; via the coding sequence ATGCTCTCGCGACGAGCCGTACTGGGTGGTGCGGCGGCGACGGTGCTGGCGGCGGCGAGCGGCGTCGGCGTCGCCCTCGGCCGCAGTTCGCTCGATACGGTCTCCGAACCGGTCGGGGTCCGGGAGGAGACCCTCTCGCTGACCGACTACCGACCCCGGGTCATCGGCCAGACCCGTTTCACCCGCGAACTCGGCGCGGGGAGCGCCAGCCACGACATCGGGACGACCAACTACCTCGCGGAGTACGATCGACGCGCGAGCCTCGGATCGCTCACCGAGACCCGACTCGGCGTGTTCGCCGTCGTGAGCACGCCAAAGGCACAGCTCCTGGGGCTGCCGCTGAACCCGATCGCGTGGGCCTCCGAGCGACGCCTCGTCGAGCTGTTCCAGACCCGTTACGACCGGGTTCGCGACATCACGCCCGTCGCCTCCGAGGAGGCGACCGTACTCGATACGGTGGTCTCGATCGACGAGTTCGACGCCGTCGGCAGCGTCTCCGATCGGGAGGTCCCGCTCACGATGCACGCCACGCGCGTCGAGTCCCGGGCCGACGTGGTGCTCGCGATCGCGCTCTACCCACGGCCCTTAGAGGACGAGCGGCCCACCGCGTTCAGCCTGTTCGAGGGGATCGAACACGGATGA
- a CDS encoding 3-oxoacyl-ACP reductase family protein, which translates to MPSALVTGSSRGIGRAAAERFARDGYDVAVNYVSSEAAAEAVVSGIESTGRDAVAIRADVSDPDAAERLVDSAVEAFGGLDHVVNNAGIDQHVHTDSLSPADFDHVMDVNVNGAFTVTKAALTHLRESGVEPSPSITNVSSILAHTGAPIECHYAASKAGLLGLTKSHAADFAPEVRVNAIAPGHIETDMTGDRTEDERREQLESIPVGRFGQPTDVADAVAYLRDAGFVTGETLEVNGGELMR; encoded by the coding sequence ATGCCGAGCGCACTCGTCACCGGCTCCTCGCGCGGGATCGGTCGTGCCGCCGCCGAACGTTTCGCCCGCGACGGCTACGACGTCGCGGTGAACTACGTCTCCTCGGAGGCGGCCGCCGAAGCGGTCGTCTCGGGGATCGAATCCACGGGGAGGGATGCCGTCGCGATCCGGGCGGACGTGAGCGACCCGGACGCGGCGGAACGTCTCGTCGATTCCGCCGTAGAGGCGTTCGGCGGGCTCGACCACGTCGTGAACAACGCCGGGATCGACCAGCACGTCCACACCGACTCGCTCTCGCCCGCCGACTTCGACCACGTCATGGACGTAAACGTCAACGGCGCGTTCACCGTCACAAAGGCGGCGCTCACCCATCTCCGCGAGTCCGGGGTCGAACCCTCGCCCTCGATTACCAACGTCTCCTCGATACTCGCACACACGGGCGCGCCGATCGAGTGCCACTACGCGGCGTCGAAAGCCGGTCTGCTCGGGCTCACGAAGAGCCACGCCGCCGACTTCGCGCCGGAGGTCAGGGTGAACGCGATCGCGCCGGGACACATCGAGACGGATATGACCGGTGACCGGACGGAGGACGAGCGCAGAGAGCAACTGGAGTCGATCCCCGTCGGCCGGTTCGGCCAGCCGACGGACGTCGCGGACGCGGTCGCCTATCTGCGGGACGCCGGATTCGTCACCGGCGAGACCCTGGAGGTCAACGGCGGCGAGCTGATGCGCTGA
- a CDS encoding amidase yields MIDAEPLAVAVDALRSGETTPLDYLDRLRDRIDRHESDVRAFVPEPEWDRLEREARALPERFPDPDSRPPLYGTPVGVKDIFHVEGMKTRAGSELPPEVLSGPEARSVERVRAAGGLVLGKTVTTEFAYFDPGPTRNPHDLAHTPGGSSSGSAAAVAAGFAPLAFGTQTVGSVIRPAAFCGVVGLKPSFGRIPTTGVIPFSTSVDHVGLFTGDVAGMGVAAAVCYDDWRTLPEPEDPVLGVPEGSYLGQADDVGLDAFEAAVERLAAAGYDIERVEALSGIDGINERHQRLIEADAALVHHEWYEGYGERYSEHMTGIVDGGRKVSVGELADDRAGRDRLRSELHAAMDEAGIDCWLSPPAPGPAPEGIDSTGDPVMNLPWTHSGLPTVTVPAGEREGLPVGLQCSARFGADERLLAWAEGFEGAL; encoded by the coding sequence ATGATCGACGCAGAACCCCTCGCGGTCGCCGTCGACGCGCTTCGATCCGGGGAGACGACCCCTCTCGACTACCTCGACCGGCTCCGCGACCGGATCGATCGCCACGAATCGGACGTGAGGGCGTTCGTCCCCGAACCCGAGTGGGACCGCCTCGAGCGCGAGGCGCGGGCGCTCCCCGAGCGGTTCCCCGACCCGGACTCCCGACCGCCGCTGTACGGGACACCGGTGGGAGTGAAGGACATCTTCCACGTCGAGGGGATGAAGACGCGTGCCGGTTCCGAGCTGCCGCCGGAGGTCCTCTCGGGACCGGAGGCCAGATCCGTCGAACGGGTCCGAGCGGCGGGTGGCCTCGTCCTCGGAAAGACCGTGACGACCGAGTTCGCCTACTTCGATCCGGGGCCGACGCGGAACCCCCACGACCTCGCGCACACCCCCGGTGGCTCCTCGAGCGGCTCCGCGGCCGCCGTCGCCGCCGGGTTCGCCCCGCTCGCGTTCGGGACGCAGACCGTGGGATCGGTGATCCGACCCGCGGCGTTCTGTGGGGTCGTCGGGCTGAAGCCGAGTTTCGGACGAATTCCGACGACCGGGGTGATACCGTTCTCGACCTCCGTCGACCACGTCGGGCTGTTCACGGGGGACGTCGCGGGGATGGGGGTGGCCGCCGCCGTCTGCTACGACGACTGGCGGACGCTGCCGGAGCCCGAGGATCCAGTCCTGGGCGTCCCCGAGGGGTCGTACCTCGGGCAGGCCGACGACGTTGGCCTCGACGCGTTCGAGGCGGCGGTCGAGCGGCTCGCCGCCGCAGGGTACGATATCGAGCGTGTGGAGGCGCTCTCGGGGATCGACGGGATCAACGAGCGCCACCAGCGGCTGATCGAGGCCGACGCCGCGCTCGTCCACCACGAGTGGTACGAGGGATACGGCGAGCGCTACTCCGAGCACATGACGGGGATCGTGGACGGGGGCCGCAAGGTTTCGGTCGGGGAGCTGGCCGACGACCGGGCCGGCCGCGACAGGCTCCGTTCGGAGCTCCACGCGGCGATGGACGAGGCGGGGATCGACTGCTGGCTCTCGCCACCCGCGCCGGGACCGGCACCCGAGGGGATCGACTCGACGGGCGATCCAGTGATGAACCTCCCGTGGACGCATTCGGGGCTGCCGACGGTGACGGTTCCGGCAGGGGAGAGAGAGGGGCTGCCGGTCGGGCTCCAGTGTTCGGCGCGCTTCGGCGCGGACGAGCGCCTGCTCGCGTGGGCCGAGGGGTTCGAGGGAGCGCTCTGA
- a CDS encoding ATP-binding protein — translation MSTEQAIGVGKRVDGNERVELPAVEVLTGRGFVTGKSGSGKSNTASVVIEELLEAAFPVLVCDTDGEYYGLKEEYELLHAGADEECDIQVGPEHAEKVAELALEGNVPVILDVSGYLDEGAADELLRETARHLFAKEKKLKKPFLLVVEEVHEYIPEGGGMNETGRMLIKVGKRGRKHGLGIVGISQRPADVKKDFITQANWLVWHRLTWDNDTDVVKRIVGPEYGEAVSDLGAGEAFVQTDWTDEDVRRVQFDRKRTFDAGATPGLDDFERPELKSVSDALVGDLQEISESQQRERDRVAELEAEIEQRDRRIGQLERELASAQDISTAAKQLAGAFSGPEPIQTTFGEGDEELAALRDRIGELERALEAEAATPGPDDGESRDGSHGGIPRARSPVLAAAIGRAAERSPCSEEDAWTVLERLAPGGSTLHDLDGEVEIPIHRLWSLLEELSTTPFVSRATDGTYTLDGEAISRRERSDASAD, via the coding sequence GTGAGTACCGAACAGGCGATCGGCGTCGGGAAGCGCGTCGACGGCAACGAGCGCGTGGAACTGCCGGCCGTGGAGGTGCTCACGGGCCGGGGGTTCGTCACCGGAAAGAGCGGCAGCGGGAAGTCGAACACCGCGAGCGTGGTCATCGAGGAACTGCTCGAGGCCGCCTTCCCCGTACTCGTCTGTGACACCGACGGCGAGTACTACGGGCTGAAAGAGGAGTACGAACTGCTGCATGCGGGTGCTGACGAGGAGTGTGACATCCAGGTCGGCCCCGAACACGCCGAGAAGGTCGCGGAGCTGGCACTGGAGGGGAACGTTCCCGTGATCCTCGACGTCTCCGGGTATCTGGACGAGGGGGCCGCGGACGAACTGTTGCGGGAGACCGCCCGCCACCTCTTCGCGAAAGAGAAGAAGCTGAAGAAGCCCTTTTTATTGGTAGTCGAGGAGGTCCACGAGTACATCCCGGAGGGCGGCGGGATGAACGAGACGGGACGAATGCTGATCAAGGTCGGAAAACGAGGACGGAAACACGGCCTCGGCATCGTGGGGATCAGCCAGCGGCCCGCCGACGTCAAGAAGGACTTCATCACGCAGGCGAACTGGCTCGTCTGGCACCGGCTCACGTGGGACAACGACACGGACGTCGTGAAACGGATCGTCGGCCCGGAGTACGGCGAGGCGGTCTCGGATCTCGGCGCGGGCGAGGCGTTCGTCCAGACCGACTGGACCGACGAGGACGTCAGGCGGGTGCAGTTCGATCGAAAGCGGACGTTCGACGCCGGCGCCACGCCCGGCCTCGACGACTTCGAGCGCCCGGAACTGAAATCGGTGAGCGACGCGCTCGTCGGCGACCTCCAGGAGATCTCGGAGTCCCAGCAGCGCGAGCGGGATCGGGTCGCCGAACTGGAGGCCGAGATCGAGCAGCGCGACCGACGGATCGGCCAGCTCGAACGCGAACTCGCCTCCGCACAGGACATCTCGACGGCCGCGAAACAGCTCGCGGGGGCGTTTTCGGGACCGGAACCGATCCAGACGACGTTCGGGGAGGGCGACGAGGAGCTGGCGGCGCTTCGGGACCGAATCGGCGAACTGGAGCGGGCGCTCGAGGCGGAAGCGGCCACCCCCGGGCCGGACGACGGAGAGAGCCGTGACGGATCGCACGGCGGTATCCCCCGCGCCCGGTCGCCAGTTCTGGCGGCGGCGATCGGACGGGCGGCCGAGCGCTCTCCCTGTTCGGAAGAGGACGCCTGGACGGTACTCGAGCGCCTCGCCCCCGGCGGCTCGACGCTCCACGACCTCGACGGAGAGGTCGAGATCCCGATCCACCGCCTCTGGTCGCTCCTCGAAGAACTCTCGACCACGCCGTTCGTCTCCCGGGCGACCGACGGGACGTACACGCTCGACGGGGAGGCGATTTCCCGACGCGAGCGATCCGACGCGAGCGCGGACTGA
- a CDS encoding sodium:solute symporter family transporter produces MVSEGLALGATVVTLVCLAAIGIGYSRGRIGSVDDYTTSRGTTGTGTTAATVLASSMGAWILFSPAEAGAAFGGLSAVAGYAVGSASAALVYVFLGPRIRRLVPEGRTITEYALVRYGRAMYVYVLVVSVLYMFMALAANMTGIVGVLSLVAEVPPWQTAALVGGFVLLYTAYGGLKASIVTDTVQLIVILPALGLVFVATLLALGGPSEARTTVAATDPTLLDPGFLPGLLFGVYVVIAIVGAELLNQAWWQRVYAAEHVRTVRRSYALAGVLTVPVVLVAGLFGVLAAGHGLVTVPGDASVALFALALEVLPEWLLVVLVVLALVLVTSSIDTLFNAIASVVAADLPRAVGLSDRSLRTVGRLATVVVALGATAIGAQSYSVLELFLTADLFAVATAVPLLAGLYTGRIGGRGVLAAAVFGLAVGVAFMPTLSPVLGLVVPTGILPEPSFLHAFVGAAAASTVATVALQALGFSRFDLGRLSTEIVATEELVADD; encoded by the coding sequence ATGGTGAGCGAGGGGCTGGCGCTCGGCGCGACGGTGGTGACGCTCGTCTGTCTCGCGGCGATCGGGATCGGGTACTCGAGGGGGCGGATCGGGTCGGTCGACGACTACACGACCTCACGGGGGACGACGGGGACCGGAACGACCGCGGCGACGGTGCTCGCCTCGAGCATGGGCGCTTGGATTCTCTTCAGCCCGGCCGAGGCGGGCGCGGCGTTCGGCGGGCTCTCCGCAGTGGCCGGCTACGCGGTCGGCAGCGCGAGCGCCGCGCTCGTCTACGTCTTCCTCGGGCCGCGGATCAGGCGGCTCGTCCCGGAGGGGCGCACGATCACCGAGTACGCGCTGGTGCGCTACGGCCGAGCGATGTACGTCTACGTCCTCGTCGTGAGCGTCCTCTACATGTTCATGGCGCTCGCGGCGAACATGACGGGGATCGTGGGCGTCCTCTCGCTGGTCGCGGAGGTCCCGCCCTGGCAGACCGCGGCGCTCGTCGGCGGGTTCGTCCTCCTCTACACCGCCTACGGTGGACTGAAAGCGAGCATCGTCACCGACACCGTCCAGTTGATCGTCATCCTCCCCGCGCTGGGGCTCGTCTTCGTCGCGACGCTGCTCGCCCTCGGCGGCCCCTCCGAGGCGAGGACGACCGTCGCCGCGACCGACCCGACACTGCTCGATCCGGGCTTTCTCCCGGGACTGCTCTTCGGCGTCTACGTCGTGATCGCGATCGTCGGCGCCGAACTCCTCAACCAGGCCTGGTGGCAGCGCGTTTACGCCGCCGAGCACGTGCGAACCGTCCGGCGATCGTACGCCCTCGCCGGCGTTCTCACGGTCCCGGTCGTGCTGGTCGCCGGGCTCTTCGGCGTGCTCGCCGCGGGCCACGGTCTGGTGACGGTGCCGGGAGACGCGAGCGTCGCGCTGTTCGCGCTCGCCCTCGAGGTGCTCCCCGAGTGGCTGCTGGTCGTCCTGGTGGTGCTCGCGCTCGTGCTCGTGACGAGTTCGATCGACACCCTGTTCAACGCGATCGCGAGTGTCGTGGCCGCCGACCTCCCCCGGGCGGTCGGTCTGAGCGACCGATCCCTGCGAACCGTCGGTCGGCTCGCGACGGTCGTGGTCGCGCTCGGGGCGACCGCCATCGGTGCGCAGTCGTACAGCGTCCTCGAACTGTTCCTCACCGCCGACCTCTTCGCCGTCGCCACGGCCGTCCCGCTGCTCGCAGGGCTCTACACGGGCCGGATCGGCGGCCGGGGCGTCCTCGCTGCCGCCGTCTTCGGCCTCGCGGTCGGCGTCGCGTTCATGCCGACGCTCTCGCCGGTCCTGGGGCTCGTCGTCCCCACAGGGATCCTGCCGGAGCCGTCGTTCCTCCACGCGTTCGTCGGCGCGGCGGCCGCCTCCACCGTGGCGACGGTCGCGTTGCAGGCGCTCGGGTTTTCCCGGTTCGACCTCGGAAGACTCTCGACCGAGATCGTCGCGACCGAAGAGCTGGTCGCCGACGACTGA
- a CDS encoding alpha/beta fold hydrolase has translation MSPIGRPLRRGRWADHQYVSVGSGERTLLVVPGLNDPLCRVADRRWFSLLVATFCGRYATGRRVAMVSRPPGLSEGLTVAEMAAGYERVLEETGPVDVLGLSMGGFVVQHLAATSDQVERAILGLSAYRLGEHGRRVLERWRDLAERERWRPICDEAGTMVAGGLKRPFVRGAVNLYGAFASLSPVDREDFLVSTDACLAFDGTDVLTRIDAPTLVIGGGDDPFFTEGGYRKTAASIDDGRLAIIPDVGHEAVLDRKRAFDRAITRFLRYTG, from the coding sequence GTGAGTCCGATCGGACGCCCGCTGCGGCGGGGTCGCTGGGCGGATCACCAGTACGTCTCGGTCGGGTCGGGCGAACGGACCCTCCTCGTCGTTCCCGGCCTCAACGACCCGCTCTGCCGGGTCGCCGACCGGCGCTGGTTCTCCCTCCTCGTTGCGACGTTCTGCGGGCGGTATGCGACGGGCCGCCGCGTGGCGATGGTGAGCCGCCCGCCCGGCCTCTCGGAGGGGCTGACCGTCGCGGAGATGGCCGCCGGCTACGAACGCGTTCTCGAGGAAACGGGACCCGTGGACGTCCTCGGCCTCTCGATGGGCGGGTTCGTCGTCCAGCACCTCGCCGCCACCTCCGACCAGGTAGAGAGAGCGATCCTCGGGCTCTCGGCGTACCGGTTGGGCGAGCACGGGCGTCGGGTGCTCGAGCGCTGGCGTGACCTCGCTGAACGTGAGCGCTGGCGACCGATCTGTGACGAGGCCGGTACGATGGTCGCGGGCGGTCTGAAGCGTCCGTTCGTCCGGGGCGCGGTGAACCTCTACGGGGCGTTCGCCTCGCTCTCGCCGGTCGACCGGGAGGACTTCCTCGTCTCCACCGACGCCTGTCTCGCGTTCGACGGCACGGACGTCCTCACCCGGATCGACGCCCCGACACTCGTGATCGGCGGGGGAGACGACCCCTTCTTCACCGAGGGCGGCTACCGAAAGACCGCCGCGAGCATCGACGACGGACGGCTCGCGATCATTCCCGACGTCGGTCACGAGGCGGTACTCGATCGGAAACGGGCGTTCGACCGGGCGATCACGCGGTTTCTCCGGTACACGGGGTGA
- the paaK gene encoding phenylacetate--CoA ligase PaaK, giving the protein MHTDRERWSRERFTEWQDERLRETLAHATENVPFYRERFADAGIDPGEVAGIDELPEVPFTTKEDLRDHYPDGMFAVDGSEILRLHASSGTTGKPKVVAYTEGDLELWSEVMARSLVAADVDPGQTVQNAYGYGLFTGGLGVHDGCERLGATVIPIGGGNTQRQVEFLADLESDVLTCTPSYALYVAETAREMGYDPHEFALSTVIIGAEPCTEPMRAEIERALDATVIDIYGLSEVIGPGVSIECHEAQDGLHVHEDHFYPEVIDSRTGDVLPEGEEGELVFTSLTKEAFPVVRYRTGDLSSLHYGECACGRTLVRMENVTGRTDDLLIVRGVNVYPSQIESVVLDFEAVAPYYRIDLGTEDGLDRIAITVELTDEVDDRESLRERIDERLKNVLSLTPDELRLEGPGELERTEVGKVKRVFDERE; this is encoded by the coding sequence ATGCACACAGACCGCGAGCGCTGGTCGAGAGAGCGGTTCACCGAGTGGCAGGACGAGCGACTGCGAGAGACGCTCGCCCACGCCACGGAGAACGTCCCGTTCTACCGCGAGCGCTTCGCGGACGCGGGGATCGATCCCGGCGAGGTAGCTGGGATCGACGAGCTCCCCGAGGTGCCGTTCACGACGAAGGAGGACCTCCGCGACCACTACCCCGACGGGATGTTCGCGGTCGACGGGAGCGAGATCCTGCGGCTGCACGCCTCGTCGGGGACGACCGGGAAGCCGAAGGTGGTCGCCTACACGGAAGGCGACCTGGAGCTCTGGAGCGAGGTGATGGCCCGCTCGCTCGTCGCGGCGGACGTCGACCCCGGGCAGACGGTCCAGAACGCCTACGGCTACGGCCTCTTCACCGGCGGCCTCGGCGTCCACGACGGCTGCGAACGCCTCGGAGCGACCGTCATCCCGATCGGCGGGGGCAACACGCAGCGACAGGTCGAGTTCCTCGCGGACCTGGAGAGCGACGTACTCACCTGCACGCCCTCGTACGCGCTCTACGTCGCCGAGACGGCGCGGGAGATGGGGTACGATCCACACGAGTTCGCGCTCTCGACGGTGATAATCGGTGCCGAGCCGTGTACCGAACCGATGCGCGCGGAGATCGAACGTGCGCTCGACGCGACGGTGATAGACATCTACGGGCTCTCGGAGGTGATCGGTCCGGGGGTCTCGATCGAGTGTCACGAGGCCCAGGACGGACTCCACGTCCACGAGGACCACTTCTACCCGGAGGTGATCGATTCGCGTACGGGAGACGTGCTCCCCGAGGGCGAGGAGGGCGAACTCGTCTTCACCTCGCTCACCAAGGAGGCGTTTCCCGTCGTTCGCTACCGGACCGGCGACCTGAGCAGCCTCCACTACGGTGAGTGTGCCTGCGGGCGGACGCTCGTCCGGATGGAGAACGTGACGGGGAGAACCGACGACCTCCTGATCGTTCGCGGAGTGAACGTCTACCCCAGCCAGATCGAGTCAGTAGTGTTGGACTTCGAGGCTGTCGCGCCGTACTACCGGATCGACCTCGGTACCGAGGACGGGCTGGATCGGATCGCGATCACGGTCGAGTTAACGGACGAGGTCGACGACAGGGAGAGTCTACGAGAACGGATCGACGAGCGTCTGAAGAACGTCCTCTCGCTCACGCCGGACGAGCTCCGACTGGAAGGGCCGGGCGAACTCGAACGGACCGAGGTGGGGAAGGTGAAGCGGGTGTTCGACGAACGGGAGTGA
- a CDS encoding thiamine-phosphate synthase family protein, whose amino-acid sequence MTLRLPDEIVVDRFLPTFRALLAADLAERGLTQREIAAHLGVTQAAVSKQLAGEVAIEPRFAEDERVRRTVGEVGSGLASGSLEPYEALATVLALVEELEDRGPICAVHEEAMPELEGLGCDLCVRGPDADRLGERSVLASVRTATRRLKASPAFASHIPKVGTNVGMALPGATGEVEVAAIPGRIFEMRGRVRVPADPEFGGSENVATAILSAHAVDPEVRGALNLATDEAVLAAAERMDLTVLEFDADYDDRGDRLRELFEKAGVPEVAFHRGAFGIEPICYVFGEDAEAAVERALALVSGNSRA is encoded by the coding sequence ATGACCCTCCGCCTCCCGGACGAGATCGTCGTCGACCGTTTCCTCCCCACGTTCCGGGCGCTACTCGCCGCCGATCTCGCCGAACGGGGGCTCACCCAGCGCGAGATCGCCGCCCACCTCGGCGTCACGCAGGCGGCGGTGAGCAAACAGCTCGCGGGCGAGGTTGCGATCGAACCGCGGTTCGCGGAGGACGAACGGGTCCGGCGGACGGTGGGGGAGGTCGGCTCCGGGCTCGCCTCCGGCAGCCTCGAACCCTACGAGGCGCTCGCCACCGTCCTCGCGCTGGTCGAGGAACTCGAGGATCGGGGGCCGATCTGCGCGGTCCACGAGGAGGCGATGCCCGAACTCGAGGGCCTCGGCTGTGACCTCTGTGTCCGCGGTCCGGACGCCGACCGCCTCGGCGAACGGTCGGTGCTCGCCTCCGTGCGGACGGCGACCAGACGGCTCAAGGCCAGCCCGGCCTTTGCCTCTCACATCCCGAAGGTCGGCACGAACGTCGGGATGGCGCTTCCGGGCGCGACCGGGGAGGTCGAGGTGGCGGCGATCCCCGGCCGGATCTTCGAGATGCGCGGCCGGGTTCGCGTCCCCGCAGACCCCGAGTTCGGCGGCTCCGAGAACGTCGCGACGGCGATCCTCTCCGCGCACGCGGTCGATCCCGAGGTACGGGGCGCTCTGAACCTCGCGACGGACGAGGCGGTGCTCGCGGCGGCCGAGCGGATGGACCTCACCGTCCTCGAGTTCGACGCCGACTATGACGACCGCGGGGACCGACTCCGGGAGCTCTTCGAGAAAGCGGGAGTCCCCGAGGTCGCCTTCCATCGGGGTGCGTTCGGGATCGAACCGATCTGCTACGTCTTCGGCGAGGACGCCGAGGCCGCCGTCGAACGGGCGCTCGCGCTCGTCAGCGGAAATTCGAGGGCTTAG
- a CDS encoding enoyl-CoA hydratase/isomerase family protein, which yields MRTTDSDRVRTITFDRPDVLNAFTTDHAAELADHLSDLHPDEQHAVVLTGEGRAFSAGGDVEAMADREESPAEAFDRITETFGRLAEEALSCQVPIVARVNGDAVGAGLALVALSDFAYAADSARFSAAFVRVGLVPDTGGTFLLPRLVGLRAAKELSFTGRFFDANEAAEMDLVNEAVPEGELDDRVEELLSVLRARPTRTIGLAKRAIHANLGKGVEGALDYENHVQALAYGTDEHGEGVSAFLEGRDPEF from the coding sequence ATGCGAACTACCGACAGCGACCGTGTGCGGACGATCACGTTCGACCGCCCGGACGTGTTGAACGCCTTTACGACCGACCACGCGGCCGAACTCGCCGATCACCTCTCCGATCTCCATCCCGACGAGCAGCACGCGGTGGTGCTCACCGGCGAGGGGCGGGCGTTCAGCGCCGGCGGTGACGTCGAGGCGATGGCCGACCGCGAGGAGTCGCCCGCCGAGGCGTTCGATCGGATCACCGAGACGTTCGGACGGCTCGCGGAGGAGGCCCTGTCGTGTCAGGTCCCGATCGTCGCGCGGGTGAACGGCGACGCGGTCGGGGCGGGCCTCGCGCTCGTCGCCCTCTCCGACTTCGCCTACGCCGCCGACTCCGCGCGCTTCTCCGCGGCGTTCGTTCGTGTCGGACTCGTTCCCGACACCGGCGGGACCTTCCTCCTCCCGCGGCTCGTCGGCCTTCGGGCCGCGAAGGAGCTCTCGTTCACCGGGCGTTTTTTCGACGCGAACGAGGCCGCCGAGATGGACCTCGTAAACGAGGCGGTCCCCGAGGGCGAACTGGACGACCGGGTCGAGGAGCTGCTCTCGGTCCTGCGGGCTCGGCCGACGAGGACGATCGGCCTCGCGAAGCGGGCGATCCACGCGAACCTCGGGAAGGGGGTCGAGGGCGCACTCGACTACGAGAACCACGTCCAGGCGCTCGCCTACGGGACCGACGAACACGGCGAAGGGGTCTCGGCGTTCCTGGAGGGCCGCGATCCGGAGTTCTAG
- a CDS encoding DUF6517 family protein: MKLSRRAVGVAAAGTLVSTAGCVGFVTGSDSLRFEADPAEPSEETLSATEYDERRIETRTITESFTVAGVTREVDARNVLAEYERALDAGPLGRARTASFSAFSTPQVDLLWRTFNPIAELDNREVAEQVASGYDDVSIGEEVDRTTLSVLGDEVEVSTYTAEAYVGSELTEVHLHLGTAEATEDFVVVVGIYPRLVDDSEEVYHLAESLSQ; this comes from the coding sequence ATGAAACTCTCACGGCGTGCGGTCGGCGTCGCGGCGGCCGGAACGCTCGTCTCGACCGCCGGCTGTGTCGGGTTCGTCACCGGGAGCGACTCGCTCCGGTTCGAGGCCGACCCGGCCGAGCCGAGCGAGGAGACGCTCTCTGCGACGGAGTACGACGAACGGCGTATCGAGACACGGACGATCACGGAGTCGTTCACCGTCGCCGGGGTGACCCGGGAGGTCGACGCCCGGAACGTGCTCGCGGAGTACGAACGCGCCCTCGACGCGGGGCCGCTCGGACGCGCTCGGACCGCGAGCTTCAGCGCCTTCTCGACCCCGCAGGTGGATCTGCTCTGGCGGACGTTCAATCCGATCGCCGAGCTGGACAACCGGGAGGTGGCCGAGCAGGTCGCGAGCGGCTACGACGACGTGAGTATCGGCGAGGAGGTCGATCGGACGACGCTCTCGGTCCTCGGTGACGAGGTCGAGGTTTCGACGTACACCGCCGAGGCGTACGTCGGGAGCGAACTGACCGAGGTCCACCTCCACCTCGGAACCGCCGAGGCCACCGAGGACTTCGTCGTGGTCGTCGGGATCTACCCTCGGCTCGTCGACGACTCGGAGGAGGTCTACCACCTCGCCGAGTCCCTCTCGCAGTGA
- a CDS encoding MaoC/PaaZ C-terminal domain-containing protein, with translation MPYSYEPHHYEAFEVGQTFQSVGRTVTETDLVNHSAFTGDWTELHTNRHFAEEEYFGERVAHGPMTFSLATGFVYRCGIVERTVLAFLGMNYMDIPAPVAVGDTVSLAMEVTEKRELSSREDCGLVVIDSEMTNQEGETVFAGDMKFLIKRREANPQF, from the coding sequence ATGCCCTACAGCTACGAACCGCACCACTACGAGGCGTTCGAGGTCGGCCAGACGTTCCAGAGCGTCGGTCGCACGGTCACCGAAACCGACCTCGTGAACCACTCGGCCTTTACCGGCGACTGGACCGAACTCCACACGAATCGGCACTTCGCGGAGGAGGAGTACTTCGGCGAGCGCGTCGCCCACGGCCCGATGACGTTCTCGCTCGCGACGGGCTTCGTCTACCGGTGTGGGATCGTCGAGCGTACGGTACTCGCCTTCCTCGGCATGAACTACATGGACATTCCTGCCCCAGTCGCCGTCGGCGACACCGTCTCGCTCGCGATGGAGGTCACGGAGAAACGCGAACTCTCGAGCCGCGAGGACTGCGGGCTCGTCGTGATCGACTCGGAGATGACGAACCAGGAGGGCGAGACCGTCTTCGCGGGCGATATGAAGTTCCTGATCAAGAGACGCGAGGCGAACCCGCAGTTCTAA